In Saprospiraceae bacterium, the sequence ACCAGCAAAGGTGATAAAGGACTTTAGAGCGACTTCTGAAAGACCGATTCTCAAAGCAGCCTACATTGATAGTGCAGTATTCCTGGGAGATGATCAATTGGATGTACTCATCGCTATCAAATCAAAAAACGAGCTTATCGGAGAGATTATTTCTTTGCTGCAATCACCAGCCAAGAATGTCATCGGTGCTTTACAATCCGGAGGCCACAAATTGGCTGGACTGGTTAAAGCATTAGAGGAAAGAGCAAACTAAGGCTTCCAAGTACGCATCATATTTTTTTAAAAAATCAATCTTAAAACAAATCAAACAAAAATTATCATGGCAGATTTAAAAGCAATTGCAGATCAACTAGTAAGTTTAACAGTAAAAGAAGTAAATGAGTTGGCTGCAATATTAAAAGAAGAGCATGGTATCGAACCAGCAGCAGCTGCAGTAGCTATGGCTGCTCCAGGAGGTGCTGCTGCAGGTCCCGCAGCCGTAGAACAAACTGAGTTTAATGTAATTTTAAAGTCTAGTGGAGCAGAAAAACTTAAAGTAGTAAAAGAAGTAAAAACATTATTGAATCTTGGCTTAAAAGAAGCTAAAGATCTGGTAGATGGTGCTCCTGCAACTTTAAAAGAAAATGCTACCAAAGATGAAGCTCAAGCTCTTAAAGCTGCTTTAGAAGCAGTTGGCGCAGAAGTAGAGGTGAAGTAAAGTCATTAATGCTGATTTTACCGCTACTACATAATAAAATCTACTAGTGGCTTAGCTCAAATACGAAAGTATTTGGCTAAGCCTTTAGTGATTATACACACTATTAGGACATTATCTTTTATTAATGACATTTTTAAATTCGCATAGAGGTTTATGGCAATCAAAAAAATAGAATCTAAGCGAGTCAATTTTGGGAAAATCAAACATGGCACAGAGTCGCCTGATCTTCTCGAAATACAACTCAAATCTTTCCAGGAGTTTTTTCAATTAGAAACCACCCCGGAAAACCGAAGCAATGAAGGACTTTATAAGGTTTTTCAAGAAAACTTCCCCATTACAGACGCCAGAAATATCTTTTTACTGGAGTTTTTGGATTATTTCGTAGACCCTCCACGCTACACGATTGAAGAGTGTATGCAAAGAGGCCTTACCTACAGCGTTCCTTTAAAAGCTAAGCTCCGACTTTCGTGTAACGATGAGGAGCATGTTGACTTTGAAACCATCGTCCAGGATGTCTTTTTAGGCAATATACCTTATATGACTCCAAAGGGCACCTTCGTAATCAATGGAGCTGAAAGGGTCATCGTGAGCCAATTGCACAGATCTCCAGGGGTGTTTTTTAATCAGACCTTTCACCCGAACGGTACTAAAATTTATTCTGCCAGGGTTATTCCTTTTAAAGGTGCCTGGATGGAGTTCTCTACCGATATCAATACAGTGATGTATGCATATATCGATAGAAAGAAAAAATTTCCGGTTACAACCTTGCTTCGTGCCATCGGATTCGATTCTGATAAAGACATTTTAGACCTTTTTGGTCTCGCCGAAGAGGTGGTCGTCAATGCCAAAAACCTACAGGAGAATATTGGCCGCAAACTAGCTGCACGAGTATTGAAGAAGTGGACGGAAGATTTCGTCGACGAAGATACCGGCGAGGTTGTGACGATCGAAAGAAATGAGATCATTCTTGAACGGGATGTGATCCTGGATGAAGATAATATCCAGTTGGTACTCGAAGCCGAGTCTGACATGATCATCTTGCAAAAAGAAGAAGTTGAAGATGATTATACCATTATTTACAATACTTTACAAAAGGATCCTTCCAGCTCTGAATTAGAAGCTGTTCAACATATATATCGTCAATTAAGAGGTACTGATCCTCCAGACGAAGAAACTGCCCGCGGTATCATTGACAAGTTGTTTTTCTCTGACAAAAGATATAACCTTGGTGAAGTAGGTAGGTACAAAATAAATAAAAAATTAGAGCAGGATATAGACCTCAATATCATGATCCTGACTAATCAGGATATCATCAATATCGTCAAGTATCTGGTATTATTGATCAATCAGAAAGCTGAGCTTGATGACATCGATCATCTAAGTAATAGAAGAGTACGCACCGTTGGCGAACAATTGTATGCGCAATTTGGTGTGGGTCTGGCCAGAATGGCTAGAACGATCAGAGAGCGTATGAACGTAAGAGACAATGAAGTGTTCACTCCGATCGACCTGATCAATGCCCGTACTTTGTCCTCTGTAGTATCCTCCTTTTTTGGTACTAGTCAATTATCTCAGTTTTTGGATCAAACCAATCCACTGTCTGAGATTACCCACAAACGTAGAATTTCTGCCTTAGGTCCTGGTGGTTTGTCCAGAGAACGTGCTGGATTTGAGGTGCGAGATGTTCATTACTCTCATTATGGTCGTCTCTGTACCATCGAGACTCCTGAAGGACCTAATATCGGTTTGATCTCCACAATGTGTGTACACGCGAAGATTAACAAAATGGGTTTCCTGGAGACACCGTACCGCAAAGTCAAAAATGGTGTTGTTGAAACTAAATCTCATGCAGAGTTTTTATCGGCAGAACTGGAAGATAACAAGAGAATCGCGCAGGCCAACTCACTCATTGATGAGAAAGGAGCCTTCCTTAACGATCGGATAAAATGTCGGCAACATGGTGACTTTCCTGTGCTGACTCCTGAAGAAGTAGAGTACATCGATATAGCTCCAAATCAAATCGTTGGAGTATCTGCTTCCTTGATTCCATTCCTTGAAAACGATGATGCTAACCGTGCTTTGATGGGATCTAACATGCAGCGTCAGGCAGTTCCATTGATTCATCCAACATCACCGATCGTAGGTACAGGCCTTGAAGGTAAAGTGGCTATGGATAGCCGGATGTTGATCAATGCAGAAGGGGAGGGTACCGTCGAGTATGTAGATGCCAATCAGATTGTCATTAAATACGATAGATCTGAAGAAGATCAATTAGTATCATTTGAAGATAATCTCAAGACATATCAGCTCACTAAATTCCAGCGTACTAATCAAGCTACTTGTATCAATTTGAAGCCTATCGTCAAAAAAGGTGATCGGGTGCATGCAGGAAGCATACTTTGCGATGGTTATGCTACCGACAAGGGAGAGTTAGCCTTAGGCCAAAACCTGAAGGTGGCCTTTATGCCCTGGAAAGGCTACAATTTTGAAGATGCCATAGTGATTTCAGAGCGAGTCGTCCAACAGGATGTATTTTCCTCTATCCATATAGAAAGTTTTGATTTAGATGTAAGAGAAACCAAATTGGGTGATGAAGAACTTACAAATGATATTCCAAACGTAAGTGAAGAAGCCACTAAAGATCTGGATGAAAATGGTATCATCCGCATCGGCGCCTGGGTCAATGAAGGCGATATTCTGATTGGTAAAATTACACCTAAAGGAGAGTCAGATCCTACCCCTGAAGAGAAACTTCTGCGGGCGATATTTGGCGATAAAGCAGGAGATGTAAAAGATGCATCATTAAAAGCGCCACCATCTATCGAGGGGGTGGTGATCAGCAAGCAGCTTTTTGCCAAAGCCAAAAAGGATAAAGTTCAAAAGACCCAGGAAAAAGATATTATCGACAAACTGGATCAAAAACATGAAGTCGCTGTCAATCAGCTCAAAACTATATTGATATATAAACTTATGCGCTTATTGAAAGGTGATGCCACAGAAGGTGTAAAGACCATCTACGGTGAGCAACTTCTTTCTAAAGGCACGAAATTTACTCCTAATGTGTTGAAGAAACTCGACTTTGCTTCAGTGGATTATACAGGTTGGACAGCAGACAAAAAGACCAATCTATTAATCACTCGGTTATTGCACAACTTCAGCATTAAATATAATGAAGAGGTCGGTAGGTTTAAGCGGGAAAAATTTAATGTAAGTATTGGTGATGAACTTCCCGCTGGTGTTCAAAAACTGGCCAAGGTGTATATAGCCAAGCGCAGAAAACTGAAAGTAGGTGATAAGATGGCGGGTCGCCATGGAAATAAAGGTATCGTATCCAGGATAGTTAGGATGGAAGATATGCCATTCCTCGAAGACGGCACTGCAGTAGATATAGTGCTCAATCCGCTTGGAGTACCTTCAAGGATGAACCTGGGTCAGATATTTGAGACCGTTCTTGGTTGGGCCGGAGAAAAAATGGGTGTCAAATTTGCCACTCCGATTTTTGATGGCGCTAGCTTGGGTGAGATCGAATCCTATATTGAAAAAGCGGACTTGCCTCAGTATGGTCAGACATTCTTATACGATGGTGAGACTGGTGACAGATTCCACCAACAAGCCACCGTAGGTGTGATCTATATGTTGAAGCTTTCTCACATGGTTGATGATAAAATGCACGCCAGATCGATAGGCCCCTACAGTCTGATTACGCAACAACCACTTGGTGGAAAAGCACAGTTTGGAGGTCAAAGATTTGGTGAGATGGAAGTCTGGGCATTAGAGGCCTATGGTGCATCGCATATATTACAAGAATTACTCACAGTCAAATCTGATGATATCATTGGTAGAGCCAAAGCATATGAAGCTATAGTAAAAGGTGAAAACCTTCCTGAGCCAAATATTCCTGAGTCCTTCAATGTATTGATCAACGAATTACAGGGCCTTGCCCTCGAGATAAAATTTGAATAATCTGGTATTTTTTAATTCATTAAATCAAATTGGTATATGCCATTTAAAAAGAAAAGTACTAAGCATCCTAAATACTTTGATAGTATTACGATCAGTCTTTCTTCTCCTGATGATATCCTTGAAAGATCTTATGGAGAAGTATTAAAACCAGAGACCATCAATTATCGTTCGTATAAACCTGAGCGAGATGGTTTATTTTGTGAACGAATATTTGGCCCTGTAAAAGATTACGAATGTTATTGTGGAAAATACAAACGTATTAGGTATAAAGGAATCGTTTGCGACAGATGTGGAGTAGAAGTCACGGAGAAAAAAGTACGAAGAGAACGAATGGGCCACATCAAATTAGTGGTACCTGTTGTCCATATTTGGTTCTTCAAATCTCTACCGAATAAAATAGGTTATTTACTAGGGCTTTCTTCAAAAAAACTGGAGTCTATCATATATTATGAAAGGTATGTGGTCATTCAACCAGGAGTAAAAGAGAAAGACGGCATCGGCCAACTGGATTTATTATTAGAAGAAGAATATCTCGATATACTTGAGGCCTTACCTAAAGAAAATCAATTCTTAGACGATACTCATCCAGATAAATTTATCGCCAAGATGGGTGCTTTAGCTGTCAAAGATTTGCTCGAAAGAGTCAATCTGGACGATGTGTCATTTGACCTGAGGCACAAATCTTCTACCGAAAGCTCCCAGCAGAGGAAATCCGAAGCTTTGAAGAGGCTTAGAGTAGTTGAAGCTTTTAGGGATGGCCAGAAAAATCAGGTCAATAAACCTGAATGGACCATCATCCAATATTTGCCGGTGATTCCACCTGAATTGAGGCCTTTAGTCCCTTTGGATGGAGGAAGATTTGCCAGTTCGGATTTAAATGATTTGTATCGCCGTGTGATCATCAGAAATAATCGTTTAAAGAGATTGTTAGAGATCAAAGCGCCAGAAGTCATCCTTAGAAATGAAAAAAGGATGCTACAGGAAGCGGTAGACAGCTTGTTTGACAATAGTCGTAAATCGAATGCCGTAAAAGCAGAAGGTGGTCGTGCTTTGAAGTCTTTGAGTGATATTCTTAAGGGTAAACAGGGTCGATTCCGTCAAAATTTATTAGGTAAGCGTGTAGATTATTCAGGACGATCTGTTATCGTCGTAGGGCCTACATTGAGACTTCATGAGTGTGGTTTGCCCAAAAACATGGCTGCTGAATTATTCAAACCTTTCGTGATCAGGAAACTGATCGAGCGAGGTATAGTAAAGACTGTAAAATCAGCCAAAAAATTGGTTGATCGCAAAGACCCTGTGATCTGGGAAATATTAGAAAATATCCTGAAGGGCCATCCGGTGATGCTGAACAGAGCTCCAACACTGCACCGTTTATCTATCCAGGCATTTCAGCCTAGATTGATAGAAGGAAAAGCTATTCAATTGCATCCTTTGGTCTGCGGTGCGTTCAACGCTGACTTTGACGGTGACCAAATGGCAGTGCACGTGCCTTTGAGCCAGACATCTATTCTGGAAGCCCAGTTGCTGATGCTTTCTTCGCATAACTTGCTCAATCCACAGGATGGTTCGCCAATTTCTTTGCCTTCTCAAGACATGGTACTTGGTTTATATTATTTGACCAAAGAGAAAAAATCTACGGAGAAAGAGAAAGTCAGAGGCGAAGGTTCCAGGTTTTATTCCCACGAAGAAGTGATTATAGCTTTTAATGAAGGCAAGCTCGATCTGCATGCAGCGATCAAAGTGAGGGCCAAAGCCATTGGAGAGGATGGTCAGATGACAATCAAGTTGATCGATACCACGGTTGGAAGAGTATTGCTTAACCAGGCTGTGCCTGAGAAAGTGCCTTTCATCAATGAATTGGCAACTAAAAAGACTTTGAAAAAAATCATCAGTGATGTCATCCTGAGGACTGATTTTGCCCAAACTGCAGACTTTTTGGATTCCATAAAAGACCTTGGTTTCTATTGGGCATTCAAAGGAGGTTTGTCTTTTAATCTCGGTGATCTTGTGATACCATCTATCAAGGATTTGACCTTAAAACAAGCTCAGGTAGAGGTAGATGAGATCTGGGAAAATTATAATACTGGTCTCATTACTAACAATGAGCGATACAACCAAATTATTGACCGTTGGACTTTTGCCGATAATAGGATCACAGATAGTTTGATGAAAGAATTGGCGAGCCACAAGCTGGGATTCAACTCAGTGTATATGATGTTACACTCTGGT encodes:
- the rplL gene encoding 50S ribosomal protein L7/L12 is translated as MADLKAIADQLVSLTVKEVNELAAILKEEHGIEPAAAAVAMAAPGGAAAGPAAVEQTEFNVILKSSGAEKLKVVKEVKTLLNLGLKEAKDLVDGAPATLKENATKDEAQALKAALEAVGAEVEVK
- the rpoC gene encoding DNA-directed RNA polymerase subunit beta' — its product is MPFKKKSTKHPKYFDSITISLSSPDDILERSYGEVLKPETINYRSYKPERDGLFCERIFGPVKDYECYCGKYKRIRYKGIVCDRCGVEVTEKKVRRERMGHIKLVVPVVHIWFFKSLPNKIGYLLGLSSKKLESIIYYERYVVIQPGVKEKDGIGQLDLLLEEEYLDILEALPKENQFLDDTHPDKFIAKMGALAVKDLLERVNLDDVSFDLRHKSSTESSQQRKSEALKRLRVVEAFRDGQKNQVNKPEWTIIQYLPVIPPELRPLVPLDGGRFASSDLNDLYRRVIIRNNRLKRLLEIKAPEVILRNEKRMLQEAVDSLFDNSRKSNAVKAEGGRALKSLSDILKGKQGRFRQNLLGKRVDYSGRSVIVVGPTLRLHECGLPKNMAAELFKPFVIRKLIERGIVKTVKSAKKLVDRKDPVIWEILENILKGHPVMLNRAPTLHRLSIQAFQPRLIEGKAIQLHPLVCGAFNADFDGDQMAVHVPLSQTSILEAQLLMLSSHNLLNPQDGSPISLPSQDMVLGLYYLTKEKKSTEKEKVRGEGSRFYSHEEVIIAFNEGKLDLHAAIKVRAKAIGEDGQMTIKLIDTTVGRVLLNQAVPEKVPFINELATKKTLKKIISDVILRTDFAQTADFLDSIKDLGFYWAFKGGLSFNLGDLVIPSIKDLTLKQAQVEVDEIWENYNTGLITNNERYNQIIDRWTFADNRITDSLMKELASHKLGFNSVYMMLHSGARGSKQQIKQLCGLRGLMAKPRKSGDTGAAIIENPILSNFLDGLSVLEYFISTHGARKGLADTALKTADAGYLTRRLVDVSQDVVITEVDCGTLRGIETVALKDNEKVIEPLSTRIHGRYNLHDIYNPVTDEFIIGAGEYITEKLAEKIEEVGIESVTIRSVLTCETKRGVCTKCYGKNLATGRIAEQGDAVGTIAAQSIGEPGTQLTLRTFHVGGIASISKTESELVAKFDGAIEFDNVTFTLVKEEDQKTNIILSRSGEIRIVDPKTKKQFNTSHVPYGATLRVKEGQIVKKGELLCDWDPFNAVIVSEFAGIAQFQEIEEGITFRMERDDQTGYSEKVIIDAKNKKKIPVIRIADKNGDDLKQYTLPVGAYISINDGDHVTAGQKIVKIPRKLGKIQDITGGLPRVTELFEARNPSNPAVVAEIDGIVSFGKIKRGNREVMIEDEKTGQKSKYLIGLSKHLLVQEGDFVRSGTPITDGTIAARDILHIKGPYAVQSHLVNGVQEVYRSQGISINDKHIEVIVRQMMRRVQIEDPGDTHFLESEAVDKYEFNDHNDWIYDKKFVVDSGDSTKLKPGALVSVRQIREENSILKRNDQRLVEYRDALSATSSPLLLGITKSSLGTESWISAASFQETTKVLSQAAIAAGKDNLKGLKENVIVGKRIPAGTGLRQFERLLVTADNGGIALEAIAPE
- the rpoB gene encoding DNA-directed RNA polymerase subunit beta, whose product is MAIKKIESKRVNFGKIKHGTESPDLLEIQLKSFQEFFQLETTPENRSNEGLYKVFQENFPITDARNIFLLEFLDYFVDPPRYTIEECMQRGLTYSVPLKAKLRLSCNDEEHVDFETIVQDVFLGNIPYMTPKGTFVINGAERVIVSQLHRSPGVFFNQTFHPNGTKIYSARVIPFKGAWMEFSTDINTVMYAYIDRKKKFPVTTLLRAIGFDSDKDILDLFGLAEEVVVNAKNLQENIGRKLAARVLKKWTEDFVDEDTGEVVTIERNEIILERDVILDEDNIQLVLEAESDMIILQKEEVEDDYTIIYNTLQKDPSSSELEAVQHIYRQLRGTDPPDEETARGIIDKLFFSDKRYNLGEVGRYKINKKLEQDIDLNIMILTNQDIINIVKYLVLLINQKAELDDIDHLSNRRVRTVGEQLYAQFGVGLARMARTIRERMNVRDNEVFTPIDLINARTLSSVVSSFFGTSQLSQFLDQTNPLSEITHKRRISALGPGGLSRERAGFEVRDVHYSHYGRLCTIETPEGPNIGLISTMCVHAKINKMGFLETPYRKVKNGVVETKSHAEFLSAELEDNKRIAQANSLIDEKGAFLNDRIKCRQHGDFPVLTPEEVEYIDIAPNQIVGVSASLIPFLENDDANRALMGSNMQRQAVPLIHPTSPIVGTGLEGKVAMDSRMLINAEGEGTVEYVDANQIVIKYDRSEEDQLVSFEDNLKTYQLTKFQRTNQATCINLKPIVKKGDRVHAGSILCDGYATDKGELALGQNLKVAFMPWKGYNFEDAIVISERVVQQDVFSSIHIESFDLDVRETKLGDEELTNDIPNVSEEATKDLDENGIIRIGAWVNEGDILIGKITPKGESDPTPEEKLLRAIFGDKAGDVKDASLKAPPSIEGVVISKQLFAKAKKDKVQKTQEKDIIDKLDQKHEVAVNQLKTILIYKLMRLLKGDATEGVKTIYGEQLLSKGTKFTPNVLKKLDFASVDYTGWTADKKTNLLITRLLHNFSIKYNEEVGRFKREKFNVSIGDELPAGVQKLAKVYIAKRRKLKVGDKMAGRHGNKGIVSRIVRMEDMPFLEDGTAVDIVLNPLGVPSRMNLGQIFETVLGWAGEKMGVKFATPIFDGASLGEIESYIEKADLPQYGQTFLYDGETGDRFHQQATVGVIYMLKLSHMVDDKMHARSIGPYSLITQQPLGGKAQFGGQRFGEMEVWALEAYGASHILQELLTVKSDDIIGRAKAYEAIVKGENLPEPNIPESFNVLINELQGLALEIKFE